A single genomic interval of Chitinophaga sp. 180180018-3 harbors:
- a CDS encoding carbohydrate kinase: protein MTDSIVCFGEMLWDILPEKEVPGGAVMNVAYHLKRLGEQVALVSKIGNDKRGRLLTDMLSVMGIDISLIQTDPLHETGRVFADMSNPRDVRYDIVFPSAWDFIEWTPALEARVKRSDSRYVVFGSLCSRHEVTKCTLTELLKADLTKVLDVNLREPHYTQAHIEWLLQECHVLKLNNQELELITAWHTRYADMETAVKELSARFRIPVIVVTKGADGALLWMNNTFYNEPGIPVQVVDTIGSGDAFLAGFLHSLIQQQPAAACLAFANRLGALVAGREGGAPVYDAAEIAG from the coding sequence ATGACAGACAGTATCGTATGTTTTGGAGAGATGTTATGGGATATCCTGCCTGAGAAAGAAGTGCCCGGAGGAGCAGTGATGAATGTAGCATACCATCTGAAGCGGCTGGGCGAACAGGTAGCGCTGGTATCAAAGATAGGCAACGACAAGCGGGGCAGGCTGCTGACGGATATGCTGTCTGTCATGGGAATAGATATTTCTCTGATACAAACCGATCCCTTACATGAAACGGGGCGGGTATTTGCCGATATGAGTAATCCACGCGATGTTCGCTATGATATTGTATTCCCCTCGGCCTGGGACTTTATCGAATGGACGCCGGCCCTGGAAGCGCGGGTTAAGCGGTCCGACAGCCGGTATGTAGTGTTTGGGAGCCTCTGTTCCCGGCATGAGGTAACGAAGTGCACCCTGACGGAGTTGCTGAAAGCAGATCTTACGAAGGTGCTGGATGTAAACCTCCGGGAGCCGCATTATACACAGGCACATATCGAATGGCTGTTGCAGGAATGCCATGTGCTGAAACTGAATAACCAGGAGCTGGAGCTGATCACGGCCTGGCATACACGCTATGCAGATATGGAAACAGCCGTGAAAGAGCTGAGTGCCAGGTTCAGGATACCGGTGATAGTGGTTACCAAAGGAGCAGATGGTGCATTGCTCTGGATGAATAATACTTTTTATAACGAGCCGGGAATACCGGTACAGGTGGTAGATACTATCGGTAGTGGAGACGCATTCCTGGCGGGTTTCCTGCATAGCTTAATACAACAGCAACCGGCCGCAGCATGCCTGGCATTTGCCAACAGGCTGGGTGCGCTGGTAGCCGGAAGGGAAGGAGGTGCACCGGTGTATGATGCAGCAGAGATAGCAGGATAA
- a CDS encoding glycoside hydrolase family 95 protein, whose protein sequence is MMKRYKYSTLSTALLLATLATAAQSDVTVRFDEPAKHFTASAPLGNGRIGAMVFGNTNRERIVLNEISMWAGGVQDADSREAVKYLPQIRQLLLEGKNIEAQQVLQQYFICQGPGSGSGNGAKVKFGCYQTLGDLFIQWKDTVSDIRNYQRVLRLDSAIGTVSWERNGIAFKEEVLVSAPQQVAVIRLTSNKPGGLSFSTGLYRRERAGIRVAGDAVEMNGMLDGGNGDAGVKYAAVLKVLTKGGTKTQQQDQVVVSGADECLLLVAAHTNMNWPNVEKPGPDPMPQVKTDIAKAVAVKWPELLRHHVADYTSFFDRCRLSFTDKAQDAVKDISTLQRLERLQKNGQDASLAALYFNFGRYLLISSSRKNGMPANLQGLWAEEYQTPWNGDYHLDINVEMNYWLAEVTNLSDCHQPLFTLAKQMSKYGRHTAETYYKARGWVAHVITNPWGFTSPGEGASWGSALTGGAWVVSHLWKHYQYTNDQQFLKEIYPVLKGAALFYKDILITEPSHQWLVTAPSNSPENAYVLPDGREGQTCMGPTMDMQIGRELLHANLEAAQILKTDKAWADSLKLVLGRLAPNQISASTGGIQEWLVDYKEADPHHRHVSPLYGLYPYDEITPWDTPDLAAAAEKTLLRRGDAGTGWSRAWKIAFWARLGDGNHAYKMLHALWTPAAAGSEIQMNSGAGTYANLFCAHPPFQIDGNLGAVAGIAEMLLQSHGAENIIRLLPALPDNESFSEGKVKGLCAVNGFVVSFSWKNKQAKDISIRSNSGLPCRIQLPGSTVVKDLNGAVIPHQYHNGILTFNTKKGMSYVLKG, encoded by the coding sequence ATGATGAAACGCTACAAATATTCCACGCTATCTACTGCACTTTTACTGGCTACCTTAGCCACTGCTGCGCAATCCGATGTAACGGTACGTTTCGATGAACCGGCGAAACATTTTACGGCATCTGCTCCCTTAGGCAACGGCCGGATAGGAGCCATGGTGTTCGGGAATACCAACCGGGAACGAATTGTACTGAATGAAATTTCCATGTGGGCGGGCGGTGTTCAGGACGCCGACAGCCGCGAAGCGGTGAAATACCTGCCGCAGATAAGGCAGCTGCTGCTGGAGGGAAAGAATATCGAAGCACAGCAGGTGCTGCAGCAATATTTTATCTGCCAGGGCCCCGGCTCCGGTAGCGGTAATGGGGCTAAAGTGAAATTCGGATGTTACCAGACCCTGGGAGATCTTTTTATACAATGGAAAGATACGGTATCGGATATACGTAATTACCAACGCGTGTTAAGGCTCGATAGCGCTATAGGCACAGTGAGCTGGGAGAGGAATGGCATTGCCTTTAAAGAAGAGGTACTGGTATCCGCTCCGCAACAGGTGGCGGTGATCAGGTTAACGAGTAACAAACCTGGCGGACTTTCCTTCAGTACCGGCCTGTATCGCCGGGAAAGGGCCGGCATCCGCGTAGCTGGGGATGCCGTGGAAATGAACGGAATGCTGGATGGCGGTAATGGGGACGCGGGTGTGAAATACGCTGCTGTGCTGAAAGTACTGACGAAAGGAGGCACTAAAACGCAACAACAGGATCAGGTAGTGGTAAGCGGCGCCGACGAATGTTTATTGCTGGTGGCAGCTCATACAAATATGAACTGGCCCAATGTTGAGAAACCGGGGCCGGATCCGATGCCTCAGGTAAAGACGGATATTGCGAAAGCGGTGGCCGTAAAATGGCCGGAGCTGCTGCGCCACCACGTGGCGGACTACACTTCTTTCTTTGATCGTTGCAGGTTGTCGTTTACAGATAAAGCACAGGACGCCGTAAAAGATATCTCTACGTTACAGCGTTTGGAACGCCTGCAGAAAAACGGGCAGGATGCTTCGCTGGCGGCACTGTATTTTAATTTCGGCCGTTATCTGCTGATCAGCTCTTCCCGTAAGAACGGAATGCCTGCTAACCTGCAGGGCCTGTGGGCAGAGGAATACCAGACGCCCTGGAATGGCGATTATCACCTGGATATTAATGTGGAGATGAACTACTGGCTGGCAGAAGTCACCAACCTGTCCGACTGCCATCAGCCGCTGTTTACATTGGCGAAACAGATGTCGAAGTACGGCCGGCATACTGCAGAAACCTATTACAAAGCCCGTGGCTGGGTGGCGCATGTGATCACCAATCCATGGGGTTTTACTTCCCCCGGAGAAGGGGCCAGCTGGGGATCTGCACTCACAGGAGGTGCCTGGGTAGTTAGTCATCTCTGGAAACATTACCAGTATACAAACGATCAGCAATTCCTGAAGGAAATATACCCGGTGCTGAAAGGTGCCGCGCTGTTTTATAAAGATATTCTTATCACCGAACCATCGCACCAGTGGCTGGTAACGGCGCCTTCCAATTCGCCGGAGAATGCGTACGTGCTGCCCGATGGCCGGGAGGGGCAAACCTGCATGGGCCCCACGATGGATATGCAGATAGGCCGCGAGTTGTTGCACGCAAACCTGGAAGCAGCACAGATCCTGAAAACAGATAAGGCCTGGGCCGATAGCCTTAAACTGGTGCTGGGCCGCCTTGCACCCAATCAGATCAGTGCTTCTACCGGTGGTATACAGGAATGGCTGGTCGACTATAAAGAAGCAGATCCGCATCACCGCCATGTTTCCCCCTTGTATGGCCTGTATCCTTACGATGAAATTACACCCTGGGATACGCCTGATCTGGCGGCAGCTGCGGAGAAAACGCTGCTTCGGCGGGGCGACGCCGGCACCGGCTGGTCACGTGCCTGGAAGATCGCCTTCTGGGCGCGCCTAGGTGATGGCAACCACGCTTACAAAATGCTCCATGCTCTCTGGACGCCAGCTGCTGCTGGCAGTGAAATTCAAATGAATTCAGGAGCAGGTACCTACGCCAACCTGTTCTGCGCACATCCTCCGTTCCAGATCGACGGAAACCTGGGCGCCGTAGCGGGTATCGCGGAAATGCTCCTGCAAAGCCACGGCGCGGAAAATATTATCCGCCTGCTGCCCGCATTGCCGGATAATGAATCGTTCAGCGAAGGAAAAGTAAAAGGACTCTGCGCTGTGAATGGCTTTGTGGTAAGCTTCTCCTGGAAAAATAAACAGGCAAAAGATATCAGTATCCGCTCCAACAGTGGACTGCCCTGCCGCATACAACTGCCGGGAAGCACCGTGGTGAAAGACCTCAACGGCGCCGTTATTCCGCATCAGTACCATAACGGTATACTAACCTTCAACACAAAGAAAGGGATGAGCTACGTGCTCAAAGGATGA
- a CDS encoding NAD(P)/FAD-dependent oxidoreductase, with protein MEKKDYDAIIVGSGPNGLAAAVRLKQAGLSVLILEAKDTIGGGMRTEQLTLPGFYHDVCSAVHPMAMGSPFLSTLPLADFGLEMIQPALAAAHPFDDGTAAFLSRSIDETAQALGKDETVYRRLVQPVADQWEALAAGILGPLTIPEHPFIMARFGLDALRSAAAIAKRFATTKARGLWAGMTAHSIQPLTNAASSAIGIVLSAAGHRFGWPIPKGGSRAIGDALAKYFISLGGEIQTGVRVSNLEQLPAHRAVLFDLTPKQLLTIAGSRFTPGYRRQLEQYRYGPGVFKVDWALDGPIPFTAPECRQAGTVHIGGTFEEVALSEQQAYSGIHSQAPFVLLTQQSLFDERAPAGKHTAWAYCHVPNGSATDMTAAIEQQIERFAPGFRKLILAKHTMNAQQMEVYNPNYVGGDINGGIIDLRQLYTRPAIRITPYRTPAKGIYICSSATPPGGGVHGMCGFHAANTVLKDLF; from the coding sequence ATGGAAAAGAAAGATTACGATGCGATCATAGTGGGTTCAGGCCCTAACGGCTTAGCCGCCGCTGTTCGTTTAAAACAGGCAGGGTTATCTGTACTGATACTGGAAGCAAAAGACACCATCGGAGGTGGTATGCGTACTGAGCAGCTGACACTGCCCGGTTTTTATCACGATGTCTGTTCTGCCGTGCATCCTATGGCAATGGGATCTCCGTTCTTATCCACATTGCCCTTAGCCGATTTCGGCCTGGAGATGATTCAGCCGGCGCTTGCAGCGGCTCATCCATTCGACGATGGTACGGCTGCTTTCCTGAGCCGTTCTATCGATGAAACAGCCCAGGCATTGGGGAAAGATGAAACTGTTTATCGCCGGCTTGTTCAGCCGGTGGCAGATCAATGGGAAGCGTTGGCAGCCGGCATACTGGGGCCATTAACGATCCCGGAGCATCCGTTTATTATGGCACGTTTCGGCCTGGATGCGCTGCGTTCCGCAGCAGCCATCGCCAAACGCTTTGCCACCACTAAGGCCAGGGGCTTATGGGCAGGCATGACGGCGCATTCCATACAGCCACTCACCAATGCTGCGTCCTCAGCTATCGGTATCGTATTGTCGGCAGCAGGGCACCGCTTTGGATGGCCTATTCCCAAAGGTGGCTCCCGGGCCATTGGCGATGCGCTGGCGAAGTATTTTATTTCGCTGGGTGGTGAAATTCAGACAGGCGTTCGCGTTAGTAACCTGGAACAGTTGCCGGCTCACAGGGCCGTACTATTTGATCTGACCCCGAAGCAACTGCTGACGATTGCCGGCTCGCGCTTTACGCCGGGCTACAGGCGGCAGCTGGAGCAATACCGCTATGGTCCGGGGGTATTCAAAGTCGACTGGGCACTGGATGGCCCCATTCCATTTACAGCGCCGGAATGCCGCCAGGCAGGAACAGTACATATCGGAGGCACGTTTGAGGAGGTAGCCTTGTCGGAGCAACAGGCGTACAGCGGTATCCACAGTCAGGCGCCGTTTGTATTGCTTACACAGCAAAGTTTGTTTGATGAAAGAGCGCCTGCCGGCAAACATACTGCCTGGGCTTACTGCCACGTACCAAATGGCTCTGCAACGGATATGACTGCCGCCATTGAACAGCAGATCGAACGCTTTGCACCCGGGTTCCGGAAACTGATCCTGGCAAAGCATACCATGAATGCGCAGCAAATGGAAGTATATAACCCCAACTATGTTGGCGGAGATATCAACGGAGGAATCATTGATCTAAGGCAATTGTATACGCGGCCGGCTATACGAATAACGCCTTACCGTACACCGGCCAAAGGGATCTATATCTGTTCCTCTGCCACCCCACCGGGCGGAGGAGTGCATGGCATGTGCGGAT
- a CDS encoding VIT1/CCC1 transporter family protein, producing the protein MNTPHQEQHLKSSDFITDMVIGMSDGLTVPFALAAGLSGAVSSNSIILTAGIAEIVAGCIAMGLGGYLAGKTELEHYDSELKREYDEVQHVPEKEIEEVKEIFAEYGLSAEAQQLIATELSKDKDKWVNFMMKFELGLEAPDPNRARKSALTIGASYFVGGLLPLSAYIFTATPQQGLIGSTILTVICLFVFGYFKSKVTGQPPLSGALKVTMIGILAAAAAFAIAKLVA; encoded by the coding sequence ATGAACACACCACATCAGGAACAGCACTTAAAAAGCTCGGATTTTATTACGGATATGGTCATCGGTATGAGCGACGGTCTTACCGTGCCGTTTGCGCTGGCTGCGGGCCTTAGCGGCGCTGTAAGCAGCAATAGCATTATCCTCACCGCCGGCATCGCGGAAATTGTGGCAGGTTGTATTGCGATGGGCCTGGGTGGATACCTGGCCGGCAAAACGGAACTGGAACATTACGATAGCGAATTAAAACGCGAATACGATGAAGTGCAGCATGTACCGGAAAAGGAAATAGAGGAAGTGAAAGAAATATTTGCAGAATACGGACTCAGTGCAGAGGCACAACAGTTGATTGCAACGGAGTTGTCGAAAGACAAGGACAAATGGGTGAATTTCATGATGAAATTTGAGCTGGGGCTTGAAGCACCTGATCCGAACCGGGCCAGGAAAAGCGCGCTCACAATAGGTGCTTCCTATTTTGTGGGAGGGTTGCTGCCATTATCAGCTTATATCTTCACCGCAACCCCGCAACAGGGGCTGATTGGTTCCACTATACTCACAGTGATCTGCCTGTTTGTATTCGGTTATTTTAAAAGCAAGGTAACGGGTCAGCCACCGCTGTCCGGTGCGCTGAAAGTAACTATGATCGGCATTCTGGCTGCAGCTGCGGCTTTCGCCATTGCCAAACTGGTTGCCTGA
- the rpiA gene encoding ribose 5-phosphate isomerase A: MKEEAALAALNFIQPGHVVGFGAGSTIALMVNFLKERAALHESITTVTSSYNTLQLLKEHGFRTQAVSDTAALDLYFDGCDQLDHQLNALKSGGGIHTHEKLLAAMAEKFILVGDGSKYVAQLYTTFPVVIEVLPEAMAFVLKRLSSLFSLARPEIRLSNKKDGAVITENGNMLIDIWFRSFPPLDSLNARLKGIPGILETSLFYNMAHVAVIAGKKGVEIIPRDPAYRI, from the coding sequence ATGAAGGAAGAAGCAGCACTTGCAGCACTGAATTTTATACAACCCGGGCACGTCGTTGGTTTTGGCGCAGGCTCTACCATCGCCCTGATGGTGAATTTTCTGAAAGAGCGCGCAGCATTGCACGAAAGCATTACCACGGTTACATCTTCCTACAATACTTTACAATTACTGAAAGAACACGGCTTCCGGACACAGGCAGTAAGCGATACCGCTGCACTGGATCTGTACTTCGACGGCTGCGATCAGCTGGATCATCAGCTGAATGCCCTGAAAAGCGGCGGTGGTATTCACACGCATGAAAAGCTGCTGGCCGCTATGGCAGAAAAATTTATCCTCGTGGGGGATGGCTCCAAATATGTGGCGCAATTGTATACTACTTTTCCGGTGGTGATTGAAGTGTTGCCTGAAGCAATGGCATTTGTGCTGAAAAGGCTCAGCAGCCTGTTTTCGCTGGCCCGGCCTGAAATCCGGCTCAGCAACAAAAAAGATGGCGCGGTGATCACGGAAAATGGCAATATGCTGATCGATATCTGGTTCCGTTCTTTCCCGCCATTAGACAGTCTGAATGCCCGCCTGAAGGGAATTCCCGGTATACTGGAAACTTCTCTTTTTTACAATATGGCGCACGTTGCGGTCATAGCGGGAAAGAAAGGAGTGGAAATTATCCCCAGGGATCCGGCTTACCGGATCTGA
- a CDS encoding family 78 glycoside hydrolase catalytic domain yields the protein MLSTFKTQVLLFILFCSSGFSSLAQQATPCAPATLQCEHLPTPLGVDAQHPRLSWQLADQRDNARQTAYLVRVGTDSLSLESNPVWTSGRVNTSSILVPYQGKPLQPFTRYYWSVEVWDKDGHKSAPVRSWFETGMMQQSNWKGAWISDGTDVQLKPAASFRKVFSTTKTIKTARAYIAVAGLYELYINGRKAGTHRLDPMYTRFDRRTLYVTYDVTPLLQQGQNAIGVLLGNGWYNHQSTAVWNFHEAPWRGRPAFCMDLRITYTDGSTATISTGKDWKTALGPVVFNSIYTAEHYDARLEQPGWNTTSFDDSKWHDVIFRAAPSPHIVSQLLYPVENVEEIPAVAMRRVNDTTCIYDLGRNIAGVSRIRVSGAAGTVIRLKHGEQLDKQGRVDLSNIIVHYRPKDDSDPFQTDIFTLSGKGEETFMPHFNYKGFQYVEVSSSQPVQLTQQSLTGYFMHSNVPPAGHISCSDTMINKLWSATNNAYLSNLFGYPTDCPQREKNGWTGDAQIAIETGLYNFDGITVYEKWLADHRDEQQPNGVLPSIIPTGGWGYEWGNGPDWTSTIAIIPWNIYLFYGDTTLLAASYENIRRYVDRITAISPSGLTTWGLGDWVPVKSQSPVEFTSTAYYYADALILSKAARLFGKTADYQQYSALAEKIKNAFNTKYLNSANGIYDKGLQTEQSVALYWGLVPEAMKSKAAAALAQRVAADNYHLDVGLLGTKSILNALSENGYADIAYRLAAQRSFPSWGYWIMNGATTLYENWDINRATDLSRNHIMFGEIGAWMYKGIAGIRPDENAPGFRNILLHPFFPAELEHFEASHYSPYGAITTSWKREGAAIRYSVSVPANATADIYFPVSLQQKIYMNNHPLALQADAKGLRYHITAGTKEFQIR from the coding sequence ATGCTTTCTACGTTTAAAACTCAGGTACTGTTATTTATTCTCTTTTGTTCATCGGGCTTTAGCAGCCTTGCGCAGCAGGCTACGCCCTGCGCTCCTGCCACCCTTCAATGCGAGCACCTGCCTACTCCACTTGGTGTGGATGCCCAACATCCCCGCCTCAGCTGGCAACTGGCCGACCAGCGCGACAATGCCCGGCAAACCGCTTATCTTGTTCGTGTAGGTACTGATTCCCTTTCCCTGGAATCCAACCCGGTATGGACTTCCGGCCGGGTGAACACCTCCAGCATATTAGTGCCCTACCAGGGTAAGCCCCTGCAACCATTTACCCGCTATTACTGGAGCGTGGAAGTATGGGATAAAGACGGGCATAAATCCGCCCCCGTTCGCTCCTGGTTTGAAACCGGTATGATGCAGCAAAGCAACTGGAAAGGCGCCTGGATTAGCGATGGTACGGATGTGCAGCTTAAACCCGCCGCCAGTTTCAGGAAAGTATTCTCTACCACTAAAACGATTAAAACAGCCCGTGCATACATTGCCGTAGCCGGACTATACGAACTGTATATCAATGGCCGCAAAGCCGGCACACACCGCCTCGATCCCATGTATACACGATTCGACCGGCGCACCCTTTACGTTACCTACGATGTGACACCGCTGTTGCAGCAAGGCCAAAACGCCATTGGCGTGCTGCTCGGCAATGGCTGGTACAATCACCAGTCCACCGCCGTATGGAACTTCCACGAAGCCCCCTGGCGCGGCCGCCCCGCATTTTGTATGGATCTTCGTATAACCTATACCGATGGCAGCACAGCAACCATCAGTACAGGCAAAGACTGGAAAACAGCGCTGGGACCAGTTGTATTCAATAGCATTTATACCGCTGAACATTACGATGCCCGCCTGGAACAGCCCGGATGGAACACCACCAGCTTCGACGATAGCAAATGGCATGATGTTATATTCCGCGCGGCGCCATCGCCGCATATCGTTTCCCAGCTGCTTTATCCCGTGGAGAACGTAGAAGAGATCCCCGCTGTGGCGATGCGCCGGGTAAATGACACTACCTGTATATACGACCTCGGCAGAAATATTGCCGGTGTTAGCCGGATCAGGGTAAGCGGTGCCGCCGGCACCGTAATACGCCTCAAACACGGCGAACAACTCGATAAACAGGGGCGCGTAGACCTTTCCAATATCATAGTGCATTACCGCCCTAAAGACGACAGCGATCCTTTCCAGACGGATATATTTACACTAAGTGGCAAGGGCGAAGAAACCTTCATGCCCCACTTCAACTACAAAGGCTTTCAATACGTGGAAGTGAGCAGCAGCCAACCGGTTCAGCTGACGCAGCAAAGCCTGACCGGCTATTTTATGCACAGCAATGTACCTCCTGCCGGGCATATCAGTTGCTCCGATACGATGATCAATAAACTGTGGTCGGCCACGAATAATGCGTATCTGTCGAACCTGTTCGGATACCCGACCGACTGCCCGCAACGTGAAAAGAACGGCTGGACGGGCGATGCGCAGATTGCCATCGAAACAGGGCTGTATAATTTTGACGGCATCACGGTATATGAAAAATGGCTCGCCGATCATCGCGATGAGCAGCAGCCCAACGGCGTGCTGCCGTCTATTATTCCAACCGGCGGCTGGGGCTATGAATGGGGTAACGGGCCCGACTGGACCAGCACCATTGCCATTATTCCCTGGAATATTTATTTGTTTTACGGAGATACCACCCTGCTCGCTGCCTCTTATGAAAACATACGCCGCTATGTAGATCGCATCACGGCTATAAGTCCATCTGGTTTAACTACCTGGGGCCTGGGCGACTGGGTACCGGTGAAATCGCAATCGCCGGTAGAATTCACCTCTACTGCTTACTACTATGCAGACGCGCTCATCCTCTCCAAAGCCGCGCGACTATTCGGCAAAACCGCCGACTACCAGCAATACAGTGCGCTGGCAGAAAAGATTAAAAATGCATTCAACACCAAATACCTGAACAGTGCTAACGGCATTTACGATAAAGGACTGCAAACAGAACAGAGCGTGGCATTATACTGGGGCCTTGTTCCCGAAGCCATGAAAAGCAAAGCAGCAGCGGCGTTGGCGCAGCGGGTAGCTGCAGACAATTATCATCTCGACGTAGGATTACTTGGCACTAAAAGCATACTCAATGCACTCAGTGAAAATGGTTATGCCGATATCGCCTACCGGCTGGCAGCCCAGCGCAGCTTCCCTTCCTGGGGTTACTGGATCATGAATGGCGCTACTACCCTGTACGAAAACTGGGATATCAATCGTGCTACGGACCTTTCGAGGAATCATATTATGTTTGGGGAAATCGGCGCCTGGATGTATAAAGGGATAGCCGGCATCAGGCCGGATGAAAATGCACCGGGCTTCAGAAATATCCTGCTGCATCCGTTTTTCCCGGCGGAGCTGGAGCATTTCGAAGCCAGTCATTACAGTCCGTATGGCGCTATTACCACCTCCTGGAAACGCGAAGGCGCCGCTATCCGATACAGTGTCAGCGTACCCGCCAATGCTACAGCCGACATCTATTTTCCTGTCTCTCTGCAACAAAAAATATACATGAACAATCATCCTCTGGCGCTTCAGGCGGATGCTAAAGGATTACGTTATCATATTACTGCCGGAACAAAGGAATTTCAGATCCGGTAA
- a CDS encoding DNA topoisomerase 3: protein MKVCIAEKPSVARDIAEVIGAAQRKDGYYEGNGYQVTWTFGHFCTLKEPHDYYEQWKFWRLEDLPMIPPSFGIKLIENSGVQKQFKIIENLVQQCDEVINCGDAGQEGELIQRWVLLKARCAAPVKRLWISSLTEQAIRDGFSHLKEADQYNNLYAAGSARAIGDWLLGMNATRLFTKKFAQGKTVLSIGRVQTPTLAMIVQRQKEINAFVSEDYWELKTIYRETEFTATIDRLKSPDKAAKGLAYLKEHPFEVTSFEKKDGKEGNPRLFDLTALQVEANKKFAYTADDTLKHIQNLYEKKLVTYPRVDTTYLSEDLHPKIAGILQDLTPYAALTAPLLANPIPKLKTVFDDKKVTDHHAIIPTGVYPSSLPLEEKKIYDLVARRFIAAFYPECKISNTTVLGKVGQVPFKVTGKQILEPGWKEVYANDVKEKKEGEEEEKILPHFEAGESGPHTPRIHQGKTSPPKAFTEASLLRAMETAGKQVDDEEMRELLKDNGIGRPSTRANIIETLFRRKYIEKKKKNIYATQTGMDLIDTIQSELLKSAELTGQWERKLRLIEKGEYAMETFKDELIQMVVDLTKEVKTASYKFITVAPDPPPEPVEKEKPKKEPKPKKAVVLEEIQCPKCKTHLLRKGNTAYGCANFRECGFKLPFEIFGKKLNDKQLADLLTKGKTSRLKGFKLPGSTDETEGKLVMGEDFSPRLEQ from the coding sequence ATGAAAGTTTGCATTGCTGAAAAACCCAGCGTGGCAAGGGATATTGCAGAAGTGATCGGGGCAGCACAGCGTAAAGACGGTTATTATGAGGGGAATGGCTACCAGGTAACCTGGACCTTCGGACATTTCTGTACCCTTAAGGAACCGCACGACTACTACGAGCAATGGAAGTTCTGGCGACTGGAAGATCTGCCGATGATACCTCCCAGCTTCGGCATTAAACTCATTGAAAATTCAGGCGTACAAAAGCAGTTCAAAATAATCGAAAACCTGGTGCAGCAATGCGACGAAGTAATTAACTGCGGGGATGCCGGGCAGGAAGGAGAACTCATACAACGCTGGGTGCTGCTTAAAGCCCGGTGTGCGGCGCCTGTAAAACGGCTGTGGATATCTTCCCTAACGGAACAGGCTATACGCGATGGCTTCAGCCACCTGAAAGAAGCAGACCAGTACAACAACCTCTATGCTGCCGGCAGCGCCCGGGCAATAGGCGATTGGCTGCTGGGTATGAATGCCACACGCCTGTTCACTAAAAAATTTGCGCAGGGCAAAACGGTGCTTTCCATAGGACGGGTGCAAACGCCTACCCTTGCCATGATTGTACAACGGCAGAAAGAAATCAACGCCTTTGTTTCGGAAGACTACTGGGAGCTCAAAACCATTTACCGGGAAACGGAATTCACCGCTACCATCGACCGGCTCAAGAGTCCGGATAAAGCTGCCAAAGGGCTTGCCTATCTGAAAGAGCATCCGTTCGAGGTCACATCTTTCGAAAAAAAAGACGGCAAAGAAGGCAATCCGCGCCTGTTCGACCTCACCGCCCTGCAGGTGGAAGCCAATAAAAAATTCGCGTATACTGCAGATGATACGCTGAAACATATCCAGAACCTTTACGAAAAAAAACTGGTCACCTACCCCAGGGTAGATACCACGTATCTCTCTGAAGATCTGCATCCCAAGATTGCGGGCATCCTGCAGGATCTGACGCCATATGCTGCGCTGACCGCGCCGCTGCTGGCTAATCCTATCCCCAAGCTGAAAACCGTTTTTGACGACAAAAAAGTAACGGATCACCACGCCATCATTCCTACCGGTGTATATCCCAGCAGTCTTCCGCTCGAAGAAAAGAAGATATACGACCTCGTGGCACGCCGCTTCATCGCCGCATTTTATCCGGAATGTAAAATCTCCAATACCACCGTGCTGGGAAAAGTAGGCCAGGTACCATTTAAAGTAACCGGTAAGCAAATCCTGGAACCCGGCTGGAAAGAAGTATATGCCAATGATGTGAAGGAAAAAAAGGAAGGTGAGGAAGAAGAAAAAATACTGCCACATTTCGAAGCAGGTGAAAGCGGTCCGCATACACCCCGCATTCACCAGGGAAAAACTTCTCCCCCCAAAGCCTTTACAGAAGCCTCTTTACTGAGAGCCATGGAAACAGCAGGCAAGCAGGTAGATGATGAAGAAATGAGGGAGCTACTGAAAGACAACGGTATTGGCAGGCCTTCCACACGCGCCAATATCATTGAAACTTTGTTCCGCAGGAAGTACATAGAAAAGAAAAAGAAGAACATCTATGCCACTCAAACCGGCATGGATCTTATCGATACCATACAATCTGAATTACTGAAAAGTGCCGAGCTTACAGGCCAGTGGGAACGCAAACTACGCCTCATTGAAAAAGGCGAATATGCCATGGAAACCTTTAAGGACGAGCTGATACAGATGGTAGTGGATCTTACCAAAGAAGTAAAAACCGCCAGCTATAAGTTCATTACCGTTGCCCCCGATCCTCCACCGGAACCAGTGGAAAAGGAAAAGCCAAAGAAAGAGCCCAAGCCGAAAAAGGCGGTGGTATTGGAAGAAATACAATGCCCCAAATGCAAGACCCATCTGCTTCGCAAGGGCAACACAGCCTATGGCTGCGCCAATTTCAGGGAATGCGGCTTCAAGCTGCCTTTTGAAATATTCGGCAAAAAACTGAACGACAAACAACTCGCTGATCTGCTCACCAAAGGCAAAACTTCCAGATTAAAAGGCTTCAAACTGCCGGGCAGTACTGATGAAACAGAAGGTAAACTGGTGATGGGTGAGGATTTCAGCCCCCGGTTGGAACAATAA